ACAATTCAGTATCATCCACCGACCAATTTTGCTGGACCAATCGGACCGGGTGGTCCAGCATATGTTAAATCCGAAGTCGATTTTCAACGATTGGTATGTTTAGTCCATTTAGACCTAGAAAAAATAGGCCTAAAACAAttaaaacatgaaaatgaatctgaTCATAACATCACGTCATCAattcttgatgataatgacgatttTTGTTCGTTAAGCAAgccaaatgaatttttaatgattattgctcttggtgatgatgatgagatctTGCAAAGTTTTAATTACTTTGTTCGAAACAATCATAGAAAATAATTTCGTTTACATATTCTGCAATGTTTTAATTGTTATAATACAACTAACTTTCtccattttgattatattaaatatttgattggttttctttcttttttttttacttcccGCCGCATAGATTAATGGTGATGCAGATCGTCTTGTATCGCGTGCATCAAATCTGTTACATAATAAAGCATTCACAGATGTCACTTTTATTGTTGGTCCTCCtaatcattcgaaaaaatatGTTGGACATCGTGTACTATTGGCAATGACTAGTCCGGTATTTGAGGCAATGTTTTATGGAGATATGGCCGATAAATCTAAAGTTATCCGTATACCGGATATTGCACCTATTGGATTTGAAAATCTATTACGTTATGCATACACTGATTcgttgaatttaaattcagtTGATGATGCAATGTTAACGGCATATGCAGCAAAGAAATATCTTCTTCCACATCTTCTTCGgtatgatcataataataataataattccaatttttATCTGATTGatcgtttcattttatcgTCCTTCAGAGAATGTTTGACCTATATAGAGAAAAACATAACACCCTCAAGTGCTTGTGCTGTTTATGAATTCGCCATTGCTCTTAATTCAcaacaattaatttttcaagcAATAAATACGATTGATAGGCAAACATATCATGTTATAACGCATAAATCATTCAagtaaatgatcaaattgatttgatgaatacaattgtattgaatataaaatcatttttattccaatGTAGTAACATTCAATTGTCGACTTTGGAATTTATTGTGAATCGTCGCTATTTGAATCTTTATTCGGAATTTTCACTGCTCAATTCTGTCGTACAATGGGCACAACATGAATGTAAAAGATCCGCTAAACAGGTGAATGATTGGAATATTGTTCGTAACATTCTTAATGAAAGGTAGGATTTATTGATGTATTAAAAATAAGATGAGATTATAATTCTATCAAATCACAATTTATACATCGATTATTAGCATCGTGCTTAAAAGCATTCGATTTTTAACAATGACTGCAGAAGAATTTTCTCGTGTCGTTTCGCAAACTACGATGTCGACACcatcgattgatgaaaatggttcCAGTGATGGCAAAAATGGCATCGATTGTGGCAATAATTTGAATACACCTTCTTTCTTGACCAAAAACGAACAGATTGCAATATTTATGAATCTAGCTATACCTGGTATTGTACCGATACCAAAATGTTTGAGTCAAGAAACCACTCCACGTTGTGCTCCTCGTAAGTCATAGTGAATatattgtttaaaaaaaacatgtctggtttttttacggataaattttttttagccgAATATTTCACAGTACGACGCTACAAACCGGTAACATATGCTACAACGACCACATTGGCACATGTAACAAGTTCAAATGCGGCTGGTGCTGCTGGCAATAAACCAGTGAAATCTGTTTGCTCAAAATTTTTGGTTAACAATAGTGATCTATTTATCGTTGGAGCATCAATACCGATTCGTTTGGATCCAAGGTAATATTGAATGTGATTTATGATGCTATATATTTTAATCATCTTTATTATATCACTTTCAATAGTTACTATTCTGTTCGTACACCAAAATTAGATTGTCAGCTTAAATTTACATCAAAACTCAATTTACCGGATGGACAGATGGTAACTGCAAGAGGAACCGATGAACATCAAATTATTCTGGtattcttaattttttttctttgttcattttatctATACAATTTGTTCTTCCATTCTGTATTTAGGATACAATCGATGAATCGTTATCATTTGTCATTTCAAAAGATAAAGATTGTCATGTAAAACTGAAAAAACCATTACATGTGAAGAAAGGAAATATTAACGAATTGTTGTTAACATTTCAATCAACAGCATTGActgatgatattgttgtaATCAAAGGtcatcgaaacaaaacaccACAAATGGAAATCATTGATGGTGAAGCAATTAGTTGGACATTTTTGAAGACAAGCACCGTGGAATTTAATGAACtatactattattattgatgcttgaaaattgatcatactcaagatgataattaattGGATTATAAAACTTTTACGATTTTTCAGCTATCGGATTTGGCtacaattattcattcacgAACTTggttcatcatattttttaaaCTTGAATTCTcgagattttttctttttttttcccataaaCACTCAACACATttgtttaattaattttattactGATTACTATATATTTACCGAATGAGAATATATAACTAACAgacgatatatatataaaattgtGATCCATTTctaattatttatttcgggatctaaatgaaaacgacacgatcaaaatgaaaacgaaatcaattttttttttcgtttatgtTTCCTTTGTGGATTATCATGAAGACAAATCTCTGCATTGATTAATCTGAATCAATCAgtcatttttgttgcaaaCAATCATTCATACATCTCAAATATACACACATTCAAATGCATGGATAtcgatttttaaaaattatataaaaagTTGATTAGCATTAGAACtattatttgatcaatttgaccAATATacaatgattttattattcgcATTAGATTAatcacaatcaaacaatggaaaaatttgaatggtttcatttttttttagttattcatccatgattataatcaatgatgattattaattaaataaaatgattttccatattgatataatgataattaatttcaattgattgattcaattttttttgatttgtcatttggggcaagaattttttttttatataattgaaaaaaaaatctatttgatagtgttgaatgaatgaatgaggcACTAagtgttttttattttgcatctataaaaaaactattgctgttttttaatttgttttaaattattatttgtcaatTGTTGAGTATCGGTTATTTCGTTTCgttcaataatcaatgatttatcGGAAGTAGTGGATAACAGTAGGAAATCTTCCTGTATAATACGCCATAGTATCACAATGCTTATAAACATAAATGATAACATTAGCAATGAAATCGCTATGAATCCCCAAATGGTGACAATATAGTGAgattttaaataataatttctatAAATATCGGCCCAAATCTTTGCAAGTGGATAGAAACGAAATAGGACAATGGAAACTGtgtagaagaaaaagaaaacaaataaaaaattaattcattgattcattactAACCTATGGCACATAAACTGTTGAGtcgattgaaaatgtttggaTAATGTGACCAGAATTCAGATATTTTTCCAATCGAACgtatatgaataaatatgttgctcaattcaataatgagaccaaacaaacagaatggTAAAAATCGTTGAAATGGATTTATTTTAGTGTCAGAATAATGTGGAATGATAACGATAATCAATGTTATCATGGTTATCACATGATGTAAAATTATCTCTATCCGATCAGGATATTTGCccaattttgataatgataacattgtatcataaataaaataaccgattgaaaaacaaatggataATCGATGCAATTTTAAATGCTGTTGGTTATTCGTTAATCGGATATCATCATTcggtgaaatgaaatggtcaTATGTTCTGTTGTTggataatcaaataattgatttgtaatgaatttagtattcaataaaaatgataataattgaaaaaaacttacaaatAGAATGTGAATAAACCGGATAtcgttgaatgaatcaatgagaCTAGTATATTTCGCCATTTCCATCTTTCATAAAGATCATTAGGTTTTTTTCGGGAAAAATCacgaaaatttatttttttcttttgtttagTTCCAAGAAACCACCAATCAAATTGGccgaaaaaattatttaatagATTAAATAATGTAAACGAAAGACCAATTGTAATGAGAATTTGTGATGATTCTTGTCCAATCAATGTATttgccattattatcgatttgaatgattgatcatcCAATTCACCATGCACATTATTATGCTTATGATTTTAATATTTAATcaccaacaaaaacgaatggATGATGCACATAATCCAGATCAAAATTagtttcattcaaaaatgttCACATCATTCTATTAGCagcaacaaccaaaaaaaaaatcgaattgaatgatgagaaaGAAGATTTCGATTTTGACAGACGTGATGGGAATAAATCGTTTTTACATAGagtaaatgatttttttttatttttgtttatatcatccattcatttttttaatgagTTAAATATTGTCTACTTGGTATTATACAACACAAACTAATacaataccaaaaaaaaaaaaaaaaaacacaaattcTAAACCAATGACAATTATTGAATGcaaaatcatcatgtaatgacaatcataatcattatcatcatcgtaattaTAACTATTGAAAGTAGaacaacacacatacacacacacaaaataaata
This is a stretch of genomic DNA from Dermatophagoides farinae isolate YC_2012a chromosome 2, ASM2471394v1, whole genome shotgun sequence. It encodes these proteins:
- the LOC124493447 gene encoding TLC domain-containing protein 2, whose amino-acid sequence is MANTLIGQESSQILITIGLSFTLFNLLNNFFGQFDWWFLGTKQKKKINFRDFSRKKPNDLYERWKWRNILVSLIHSTISGLFTFYLTYDHFISPNDDIRLTNNQQHLKLHRLSICFSIGYFIYDTMLSLSKLGKYPDRIEIILHHVITMITLIIVIIPHYSDTKINPFQRFLPFCLFGLIIELSNIFIHIRSIGKISEFWSHYPNIFNRLNSLCAIVSIVLFRFYPLAKIWADIYRNYYLKSHYIVTIWGFIAISLLMLSFMFISIVILWRIIQEDFLLLSTTSDKSLIIERNEITDTQQLTNNNLKQIKKQQ
- the LOC124493392 gene encoding uncharacterized protein LOC124493392, whose amino-acid sequence is MTTVQSSTQAAAAAASNQQSAANDQSDTIQYHPPTNFAGPIGPGGPAYVKSEVDFQRLINGDADRLVSRASNLLHNKAFTDVTFIVGPPNHSKKYVGHRVLLAMTSPVFEAMFYGDMADKSKVIRIPDIAPIGFENLLRYAYTDSLNLNSVDDAMLTAYAAKKYLLPHLLRECLTYIEKNITPSSACAVYEFAIALNSQQLIFQAINTIDRQTYHVITHKSFNNIQLSTLEFIVNRRYLNLYSEFSLLNSVVQWAQHECKRSAKQVNDWNIVRNILNESIVLKSIRFLTMTAEEFSRVVSQTTMSTPSIDENGSSDGKNGIDCGNNLNTPSFLTKNEQIAIFMNLAIPGIVPIPKCLSQETTPRCAPPEYFTVRRYKPVTYATTTTLAHVTSSNAAGAAGNKPVKSVCSKFLVNNSDLFIVGASIPIRLDPSYYSVRTPKLDCQLKFTSKLNLPDGQMVTARGTDEHQIILDTIDESLSFVISKDKDCHVKLKKPLHVKKGNINELLLTFQSTALTDDIVVIKGHRNKTPQMEIIDGEAISWTFLKTSTVEFNELYYYY